The proteins below come from a single Metarhizium brunneum chromosome 1, complete sequence genomic window:
- the mpaB_0 gene encoding Mycophenolic acid synthesis protein B, with protein MTLWRTMFVEFLSSCATLWALLNKLSWPAIFLITLILYVLTCSLLRFRSLRSMKSRFNFPDRASLARMTGSEAQAIIEHAYTYEFPLFFGLSLAYAQMKTYAIQNIAKLLAATGNLSKQSKVSKRFEDTALIFACFMLFPPDSPQLHGAVARMNYLHGPYIRSGKIQNEDLLYVLYAAMSEPVRFIRLYEWRELSMFEIAAQGTLWKTVGDMMGINYTEALGKDNWKDGLEFMEQVEQWALHYETDRLRPSHPSRQLANAQLDLLTSIFPSFMRSLMRQMGLVMMGDKMRCSFGFPEPSTAISALTLTLLWLRQIMMRFFMPPRPTSRRYVTDPDPITGRMYSTHYVKEPWYNRPTTWARWGPAAWATWAFGGMLPGDGGQEMKPDGFLFEDIGPKAKMGLGAEETRNIQEVVHAAAMASGRCPFALKE; from the exons ATGACTCTTTGGAGAACCATGTTTGTCGAGTTTTTGAGCAGTTGCGCTACACTATGGGCACTGCTTAACAAGCTGTCATGGCCAGCCATCTTCCTGATAACACTTATACTTTACGTCTTGACATGCTCCCTTTTGCGGTTCAGGAGCCTTCGATCTATGAAATCCCGATTCAACTTTCCTGATAGGGCGTCCTTGGCTCGGATGACCGGTTCAGAAGCGCAAGCAATCATCGAACATGCTTATACCTACGAGTTCCCTTTATTCTTTGGCCTCTCATTGGCATATGCGCAGATGAAG ACGTATGCCATTCAAAACATTGCAAAACTTCTAGCCGCGACAGGTAATCTTTCCAAACAGAGCAAAGTGTCCAAGAG GTTCGAAGACACGGCACTCATTTTTGCCTG TTTTATGCTCTTCCCCCCGGATTCCCCCCAGCTTCACGGCGCGGTGGCTCGAATGAACTACCTTCACGGCCCCTACATTCGGTCGGGCAAGATCCAAAACGAAGATCTATTATACGTCCTGTACGCGGCTATGAGCGAGCCCGTACGATTCATCCGATTGTACGAATGGCGGGAGCTTTCCATGTTCGAGATTGCCGCGCAGGGTACTCTTTGGAAGACGGTCGGCGACATGATGGGCATCAACTACACCGAGGCCCTTGGCAAAGACAACTGGAAAGACGGACTCGAGTTCATGGAACAAGTAGAGCAATGGGCGCTACACTACGAGACTGATCGGCTTCGACCGTCGCATCCTAGTCGGCAACTGGCAAACGCCCAGCTCGACCTCCTCACATCCATATTTCCCAGCTTCATGCGTTCTTTGATGCGGCAAATGGGTCTTGTCATGATGGGTGACAAGATGCGTTGCTCGTTTGG CTTTCCGGAACCAAGCACGGCGATTTCGGCACTTACCCTCACTCTTTTATGGCTGCGGCAAATCATGATGCGCTTCTTCATGCCCCCTCGACCGACCAGCCGTCGCTACGTCACGGACCCCGATCCCATAACGGGTCGCATGTACAGCACTCACTATGTCAAGGAGCCGTGGTATAATCGACCGACTACATGGGCACGCTGGGGTCCCGCGGCATGGGCGACTTGGGCGTTTGGCGGCATGTTGCCTGGTGATGGCGGTCAGGAGATGAAGCCTGATGGGTTCTTGTTCGAGGATATTGGGCCAAAGGCAAAAATGGGCTTGGGTGCCGAGGAGACGAGGAACATACAGGAGGTTGTTCATGCAGCTGCCATGGCTTCGGGACGGTGTCCCTTTGCTTTGAAAGAATAG
- the apdF_1 gene encoding Aspyridones efflux protein, with amino-acid sequence MDQPKVIDDEKQPYVAHDIFVAGNNTPSLSSYSSHPSSRTAYDAHSHHANEQHDSTTGPNFDFDPPDGGWRAWSQVLAANLANAVSWGYAATFGVYQLYYVDTMGLEASQVSWIGSVQVFLAFIVCGPSGRIADAGYAHEIIIVGCFFVVLGSYMTSFCYEYWQIMLAQGVCTGIGLGVISTPAVAITSSYFSTRRSLALSMSAMGTSAGGVVFPAIVQYLIPQVGFSWATRVGALVALIFCIGACVLLKPYIPGRKSGPWVEWAAFKEIPYALFAAAAFLNFYGMYFGLFYINSFARNVIGFSSVESVSLLLITNSIGLPVRPIIGYVANTHVGPINVFIMATAFVGVMLFIWTTITTRASMYVFSVFYGLAVSANQSTYVPSLASLTRDPQKMGIRFGMIETLCAFSTLAGPPTAGAIIDRTGSYALAQIWGGSVMLAAALTLVASRVSITGWKWKVLI; translated from the exons ATGGACCAACCAAAGGTCATCGACGATGAAAAGCAGCCCTACGTTGCTCACGACATATTCGTCGCGGGTAATAACACACCGTCGTTATCCTCATACTCGTCCCATCCGTCGTCTCGCACTGCGTATGACGCTCACAGCCATCATGCCAACGAGCAACATGACTCGACTACGGGCCCGAATTTCGACTTTGACCCTCCTGATGGCGGATGGAGGGCTTGGTCTCAGGTCCTTGCCGCCAACCTCGCCAATGCTGTATCCTGGGGCTACGCTGCTACATTTGGAGTATACCAGCTGTATTATGTTGACACAATGGGCCTAGAGGCATCACAGGTATCTTGGATTGGGTCAGTCCAGGTatttcttgcatttattgtCTGTGGCCCATCCGGCCGCATTGCCGATGCTGGCTACGCCCACGAGATTATCATTGTGGGCTGCTTCTTCGTTGTGCTGGGCTCTTATATGACGAGCTTTTGCTACGAGTATTGGCAAATCATGCTCGCCCAAGGGGTTTGCACGGGGATTGGTCTCGGCGTCATTTCTACACctgccgtcgccatcaccagctcGTACTTTAGCACACGCAGATCACTGGCGCTGTCCATGTCAGCCATGGGAACCTCCGCGGGGGGTGTTGTCTTCCCGGCGATAGTGCAGTACCTGATTCCTCAGGTAGGGTTTAGCTGGGCTACCCGAGTTGGTGCTCTGGTTGCGCTCATATTTTGTATAGGAGCCTGCGTGCTCCTGAAGCCGTACATCCCGGGGCGGAAATCGGGCCCCTGGGTTGAGTGGGCAGCTTTCAAAGAGATCCCTTATGCATTATTTGCCGCTGCAGCGTTTTTGAACTTTTACGGCATGTACTTTGGACTTTTTTAT ATTAATAGCTTTGCGCGCAACGTCATTGGATTTTCGTCTGTCGAATCTGTAAGCTTGCTGCTGATTACGAATTCCATCGGCCTCCCGGTCCGACCGATTATAGGATATGTGGCAAATACGCATGTTGGACCGATTAAtgttttcatcatggccactgCGTTTGTAGGCGTCATGCTGTTTATTTGGACGACGATAACTACACGGGCGAGTATGTACGTGTTCAGTGTCTTTTACGGCCTGGCTGTCAGTGCCAATCAAAGCACCTATGTTCCATCACTGGCGAGTTTGACTCGGGATCCGCAAAAGATGGGGATCCGATTCGGCATGATCGAAACATTATGCGCTTTTTCTACCCTAGCCGGCCCTCCTACGGCGGGGGCAATCATTGATCGAACGGGCAGTTATGCCTTGGCTCAGATTTGGGGCGGATCAGTAATGCTGGCTGCTGCATTAACTCTGGTGGCGTCGCGAGTATCTATTACCGGCTGGAAGTGGAAAGTCTTGATATGA